The following are encoded in a window of Candidatus Limnocylindrales bacterium genomic DNA:
- a CDS encoding neuraminidase-like domain-containing protein, translated as MNTIIFPLKRQMRGPQVADLQDALRLLLERGLLLANDEGARRELLQALQRERAEQLYGSATAKLVARFQEEHRLPPTGEVDEPTANALNGLLKELGVLDGGGATFVDSRYTVLCRAVDARGQPIAGLGVELFHQDPQSPPVPLGEPATTDAEGLATFRFKRSDFTGQTGERGPNLFFKVFRDETPLEYTLPEIPGGGGVIPNFQPRRDPIVLRVERYETIRGVVVTEHGQPAENLRLRLYRHDFGGQTTLLAETAAQAGGRYAFAYDPGAAEPVLEVRAVKADGQEIALTKPLHGLTAAERASLNLVVPAEAQPLEAEYRRLVKDLAPHVGQIRRLAEAKENGERQDITVLHRATGWDARLVALAAITERLAADAEVGLPSEGLYGLLRAGLPSDKLLLAQVEPDTVEEALKKVREAGIVALDDQAVAAFKTQFAAFSNRVRLNLPAPGSASTYGELLKGSGLDEQARAKFAEVFLRHRGDGAQLWEAAKNAGLGNAQIGQLQLQGKLAYLAGNSAAMTERLLKKNLADPVALVEQDFHRPDAWKQEIFELAGIPPERRSNLTEADRKQLTTVIPPAYAADTVEARLDLYAEDMARKIRLSYPTQVLTRLMETDEKFKPLAPDGATRTLLKNATAQGFRLGETPVAVFLKTKPEVRGSLSDAEFQAAGQQLKTLQRLYQITPDHESMPMLQAMGITSAYDVTAYPQEQFVAQYQAKYVDIYRKPAPRGVPELVYRKAQQVSSVTYNLFAVAKQLESSPGIPALSPAPEVHESVRNELIKHYPTLESLFGSMDFCECEHCRSVLSPAAYFVDLLQFVDMEDPVWANFLAQWKATHGGQEYPHKDSNGKPMKPYDVLIERRPDLPHIPLTCENTHTALPYIDIVNEILEYYVANGKLAEDAARDTGEATSTELLAEPQYVIAAAYEKLTDARYPLALPFDRWLATARAFCDYFETPLHRLLDVFRPTDALFDATKPYDRAAIFIESLGLVPAERSLFTDSDPLAKWYELYGFASEAEATTEATDAETGQRIDLNSAKALSRRLGVTYKEITEIVQTGFVNPELQKLALLYKLGVSIADARFYQTHKSFYEQNKDLLGKDRSSLSPADQARFDALSNKVPNTNLTGWEVLNEIAGFEQRLKTLADEFKTSVSDLQIAIANMPFDKALVLADPDASCNFDRTTLQYADGAKARPLDFLRINLFVRLWKKLGWSIEETDRALTTFIPAAALVDATQLPGWLQTALIYLAHLKALEERVRVGKNARIKLLTLWADIPTSGKKPLYAQLFLTKSVLKTDPVFDHPLGLYLSDASIKIKDHLLALQGALGLTADDIAAILADAGKTPDDPLSLANVSLLYRYGLLAKGIKLSVRELIALKQMSGLDPFKALDGNPLQNLSTDHPFSQTLAFVEAVETVKDSGLKIEDLDYLLRHRFDPAGKYRPNREATVALLKALAQGISAIRSEHAVPDDPAALSDEVLQQKLGLVLPPDVVTKFMGMLSGTAEFTAVQNGVTQSDSLPPTAFAAHPAVREVAYNTTRQEQRLTFRGVLFDAQKNALKAAVNATLTAAQQTVFAGLLDDVQQQARAFFDTYLRKQTGVQPESGFLENADYELLFSPMPDGLTEAQQQERERQRRARLAQAFLPFLQDRLIRQFIVQTLVAQTSADPLLVESLVTDESLLSADGKSLLLAFAATDTRGVSAAFFDSADGSGAPQKASPVVASADTSLKDQQDLDGNPLNAANSARFAGYLEVVTPGAYRFFIELERQNAEAELRFDHLPEPVFLKGTAASNNAIFGNQAGEFLELKAGVPYRFTLELKNLNGGYGRLLVQGETLPKGPLSQLKLYPASAWDAAEGAWLLLAKSLQLVQSLGLTERELRYLRTHAADFGGVSLSELPTEAVGDTPAEKAATEQRFARFRRLAAYARLKREMAGGTEDLIGLFEANGTTAPDRLEKQVYPLIAQITRRDEATVKATAEVLFGASPAFASEQPLERLWEALQIVQRFGVSPAALKRWTGIVSATATPQQRFEIARDLRDTIQARFEDETWQRVAQPIFDKLRQQSRDALVAHVMHRHGFARMEQLYEYFLIDPGMEPVVQTSRIRLAIASVQLFIQRCLLNLEPKVHPSLINSKQWEWMKRYRVWEANRKIFLFPENWLEPEFRDDKTHLFTELEGALLQGDVSSDLVEDAFLNYLKKLDELARLDIVAMHIEDNPDPARRMLHVFGRTYSVPHKYFYRRYKNQMWTPWEPVSAQIEGDHLAPVIWRDRLYLFWVTFLEKPQQSTSDTTIPDPTKGVTIPAPRKDIEAHLHWSEYVNGEWTTRESSQMNVPSPVVVRNVLYFDPTKVFVHVSKEYDTDGSELGVFIHLGNWSQAVQRPTGGFFDIDFGFGTSVSMAIAGWRIDSVYFGSKLGTGPTDQAFYLAGRNSTPEAASYLAPPTNPFSSANAKEATRYRGSSVLQVRFRERITTEPGKTPPPVVRDILGQGDAYTLLPCDNDLLPLGVSEDAYRNAANPEAVKKAIESGLGEIATLMKPVFYQDNRHTFFVEPSVSERTIEEWQEWVTKTPGAEPWRPEYPWWKDIVMVPAIPWKGPLPDPGDPWRFAVDPAARITPALDRDWLINPATVLAFDNVLIGPAGQPGVEVVTRGDQAALGGHINVNPGSEVAGMVVVSAQHTFGRSGLAAAGGGLNIVGRSGLNAALAQNLNQLNRSGFGAGVTGVGRLER; from the coding sequence GTCACCGAGCACGGTCAACCCGCTGAAAACCTGCGCTTGCGGCTCTACCGCCATGACTTCGGCGGCCAGACGACGCTGCTGGCCGAAACCGCTGCGCAGGCCGGCGGGCGCTATGCCTTCGCCTACGACCCTGGCGCGGCCGAGCCGGTGCTGGAGGTGCGGGCCGTCAAGGCCGACGGCCAAGAAATCGCGCTCACCAAACCGCTACACGGCCTGACGGCGGCGGAGCGGGCCAGCCTCAACCTCGTGGTTCCCGCCGAGGCCCAGCCCCTCGAGGCCGAGTACCGCCGGCTGGTCAAAGATCTTGCGCCCCATGTCGGTCAGATCCGCCGTCTGGCGGAAGCGAAAGAAAACGGGGAGCGGCAGGACATCACCGTGCTGCACCGCGCCACCGGCTGGGACGCGCGGCTCGTTGCGCTCGCGGCGATCACCGAACGACTCGCCGCCGACGCCGAGGTGGGATTGCCCTCGGAGGGACTGTACGGCCTGCTGCGCGCGGGACTGCCATCGGACAAACTGCTACTGGCGCAGGTGGAGCCGGACACGGTGGAAGAAGCGCTCAAGAAGGTGCGCGAGGCCGGCATCGTGGCGCTCGATGACCAAGCTGTTGCCGCGTTCAAAACGCAATTTGCCGCCTTCAGCAACCGCGTGCGCCTCAACCTGCCAGCGCCGGGATCGGCCTCGACCTACGGCGAGTTGCTGAAGGGATCCGGTCTGGACGAGCAGGCGCGGGCGAAGTTCGCCGAGGTCTTCCTGCGCCATCGCGGGGACGGCGCCCAGCTCTGGGAAGCGGCGAAAAATGCGGGTCTCGGCAACGCCCAGATCGGCCAGCTGCAACTGCAAGGCAAGCTGGCTTATCTCGCCGGCAACAGCGCGGCGATGACCGAACGCCTGCTCAAGAAAAACCTCGCCGATCCCGTGGCGCTGGTCGAGCAGGATTTCCACCGTCCGGACGCATGGAAACAGGAAATCTTCGAGCTTGCGGGGATTCCACCGGAGCGCCGGTCCAACCTGACCGAGGCAGACCGCAAGCAACTTACGACCGTGATCCCTCCAGCCTATGCGGCCGACACGGTCGAAGCGCGCCTCGATCTCTACGCCGAAGACATGGCGCGCAAGATCCGCCTGAGCTATCCCACCCAGGTCCTGACCCGGCTGATGGAAACCGACGAGAAGTTCAAACCGCTTGCCCCGGACGGCGCCACCCGCACGCTGCTCAAAAACGCCACGGCGCAGGGCTTTCGTTTGGGCGAGACGCCGGTGGCAGTCTTTCTCAAAACGAAGCCAGAGGTTCGGGGCAGCCTGAGCGATGCCGAGTTTCAGGCCGCCGGCCAACAGCTCAAAACCCTCCAGCGGCTCTACCAGATCACGCCGGACCACGAGTCCATGCCCATGCTCCAGGCCATGGGGATCACCTCGGCCTACGACGTGACGGCCTACCCCCAGGAGCAGTTTGTCGCGCAGTATCAGGCCAAGTACGTCGATATTTACAGAAAGCCGGCCCCGAGAGGCGTGCCGGAACTGGTCTATCGTAAGGCGCAGCAGGTGAGCAGTGTCACCTACAATTTATTCGCCGTCGCCAAGCAACTCGAGAGCAGTCCGGGCATCCCAGCCCTTTCCCCCGCGCCAGAAGTGCATGAAAGCGTCAGGAACGAGCTCATCAAGCACTACCCGACCCTGGAATCGCTGTTCGGCTCCATGGACTTCTGCGAGTGCGAGCACTGCCGCTCGGTATTGAGTCCGGCGGCCTACTTCGTCGATCTGCTGCAGTTCGTGGATATGGAGGACCCGGTGTGGGCCAACTTCTTAGCGCAATGGAAGGCGACCCACGGCGGTCAGGAGTACCCGCATAAAGACAGTAACGGCAAGCCGATGAAACCGTACGACGTGCTCATCGAGCGCCGCCCCGACCTGCCCCACATCCCGCTGACCTGCGAAAACACCCACACGGCGCTGCCCTACATCGACATCGTCAACGAAATCCTCGAGTATTACGTCGCCAACGGCAAGCTGGCGGAGGACGCCGCCCGCGACACCGGGGAGGCCACGAGCACCGAGCTTTTGGCCGAGCCGCAGTACGTGATCGCTGCGGCTTATGAGAAGCTGACCGACGCGCGCTACCCGCTCGCGCTGCCCTTCGACCGCTGGCTGGCCACCGCGCGGGCGTTCTGCGACTACTTCGAGACCCCGCTGCACCGGCTGCTCGACGTGTTCCGCCCGACCGATGCGCTGTTCGATGCCACCAAACCCTACGATCGCGCCGCCATCTTCATCGAGTCGCTGGGCCTGGTGCCGGCGGAAAGGAGTTTGTTTACGGATTCCGATCCGCTTGCCAAGTGGTACGAGCTGTACGGTTTTGCCAGCGAAGCCGAAGCGACGACAGAAGCCACCGACGCCGAGACCGGTCAGCGCATCGATCTCAACTCGGCCAAGGCCCTCTCGCGCCGCCTGGGGGTCACCTACAAGGAGATCACCGAGATCGTTCAGACCGGCTTCGTCAACCCGGAACTGCAAAAGCTGGCACTGCTCTACAAGCTCGGTGTGAGCATCGCCGATGCGCGCTTCTACCAGACGCACAAAAGCTTCTATGAGCAGAACAAAGATCTGCTCGGCAAGGATCGCAGCAGTCTGTCCCCTGCCGATCAGGCGCGCTTCGATGCGCTTTCCAACAAGGTGCCCAATACCAACCTCACCGGCTGGGAGGTTCTCAACGAAATAGCCGGCTTCGAGCAGCGGCTGAAAACGTTGGCAGACGAGTTCAAAACCTCGGTGAGCGATCTGCAAATCGCCATCGCCAACATGCCGTTCGATAAGGCGCTCGTCCTGGCCGATCCCGATGCGAGTTGCAACTTCGACCGGACCACGCTGCAATACGCCGACGGCGCCAAGGCCAGGCCGCTCGACTTCCTGCGCATCAACCTGTTCGTGCGGCTGTGGAAGAAACTGGGCTGGAGCATCGAGGAGACCGACCGGGCGCTGACGACGTTTATCCCAGCCGCGGCGCTGGTGGATGCGACACAACTCCCCGGCTGGTTGCAGACGGCGCTCATCTATCTCGCCCATCTCAAGGCCCTGGAGGAGAGGGTCAGGGTCGGCAAGAACGCCCGCATCAAGTTGCTTACCCTGTGGGCGGACATTCCCACCAGCGGCAAGAAGCCGCTCTATGCCCAGCTCTTTCTCACCAAGAGCGTGCTCAAGACCGACCCGGTCTTCGACCATCCCCTGGGGCTCTACCTGAGCGACGCCAGCATCAAGATCAAGGATCATCTCCTTGCCCTGCAGGGGGCGCTGGGCCTGACCGCCGACGACATCGCCGCCATTCTGGCCGACGCCGGCAAGACCCCGGACGATCCCCTGTCCCTGGCGAACGTCTCGCTGCTCTACCGCTACGGCCTGCTGGCCAAGGGGATCAAACTCAGCGTGCGGGAGCTGATCGCGCTCAAACAGATGTCCGGCCTTGATCCCTTCAAGGCGCTGGACGGCAACCCCCTGCAAAATCTCAGCACGGATCACCCCTTCTCGCAAACGCTGGCCTTCGTCGAGGCGGTCGAGACGGTCAAAGACAGCGGCCTGAAGATCGAAGATCTGGACTACCTGCTGCGCCACCGCTTCGATCCCGCCGGCAAGTATCGCCCCAACCGCGAGGCGACGGTCGCGCTGCTCAAGGCGCTGGCTCAGGGGATCTCCGCGATTCGCAGCGAACACGCCGTTCCGGACGATCCCGCCGCGTTGAGCGACGAAGTGTTGCAACAGAAGCTGGGGCTGGTCTTGCCGCCGGACGTGGTGACGAAGTTCATGGGCATGCTGAGCGGCACGGCGGAGTTCACGGCGGTGCAGAACGGTGTGACGCAATCGGATAGCCTGCCCCCGACTGCGTTTGCTGCTCATCCGGCCGTTCGCGAAGTCGCCTACAACACCACACGCCAGGAACAGCGCCTCACCTTCCGCGGCGTGTTGTTCGATGCGCAGAAGAACGCGTTGAAGGCGGCCGTCAATGCCACGTTGACTGCGGCACAGCAGACCGTCTTTGCCGGGCTGCTTGATGACGTGCAGCAGCAGGCGCGCGCCTTCTTCGATACATACCTGCGCAAACAGACCGGTGTGCAACCGGAAAGCGGGTTTTTGGAGAATGCCGATTACGAACTGCTGTTTTCCCCCATGCCCGATGGCCTTACCGAGGCGCAGCAACAAGAGCGTGAACGGCAGCGGCGCGCCCGGCTGGCCCAGGCGTTTCTGCCGTTCCTGCAGGATCGTCTGATCCGTCAGTTCATTGTGCAGACGCTAGTTGCCCAGACCAGCGCCGACCCGTTGCTGGTGGAAAGTCTTGTCACCGATGAAAGCCTGCTCTCGGCGGATGGCAAGAGCCTGCTGTTGGCGTTCGCGGCGACGGATACCCGGGGCGTGAGCGCAGCGTTTTTCGATTCAGCCGACGGCTCCGGTGCACCCCAGAAGGCATCGCCGGTGGTCGCCAGCGCAGACACGAGCCTGAAAGACCAACAAGACTTGGACGGCAATCCGCTGAATGCGGCCAATAGCGCGCGCTTCGCAGGTTATCTGGAAGTCGTCACTCCCGGCGCCTACCGTTTCTTCATCGAACTGGAAAGACAAAACGCCGAGGCGGAGTTGCGCTTCGACCATCTGCCCGAGCCGGTGTTCCTCAAAGGCACGGCCGCCAGCAACAACGCCATCTTCGGTAACCAGGCTGGTGAGTTTCTGGAATTGAAGGCCGGCGTGCCCTACCGCTTCACCCTCGAACTCAAGAATTTGAATGGCGGGTACGGCCGCCTGCTGGTGCAGGGCGAAACCCTACCCAAAGGGCCGCTATCCCAGCTCAAGCTCTATCCGGCCAGCGCCTGGGACGCCGCCGAGGGCGCGTGGCTGTTGCTCGCCAAGTCGCTGCAGCTCGTGCAAAGTCTTGGGCTAACTGAACGGGAGCTCCGCTACCTGCGGACCCACGCTGCGGATTTCGGCGGCGTGTCCTTGAGCGAGCTGCCGACCGAAGCGGTCGGCGACACGCCTGCCGAGAAGGCAGCCACCGAACAACGCTTCGCCCGTTTCCGCCGGTTGGCCGCTTACGCCCGCCTCAAGCGCGAGATGGCCGGCGGCACCGAGGACCTGATCGGCCTCTTCGAGGCCAACGGCACGACTGCGCCGGACAGGCTGGAAAAACAGGTCTATCCGCTGATCGCTCAAATCACCCGCCGGGATGAGGCGACGGTCAAGGCCACGGCCGAGGTGCTGTTTGGCGCAAGTCCGGCCTTCGCCAGCGAGCAGCCGCTGGAACGGCTGTGGGAGGCGCTGCAGATCGTCCAGCGCTTCGGCGTGTCGCCGGCGGCCCTCAAGCGTTGGACCGGCATCGTCAGCGCCACGGCGACCCCGCAGCAGCGCTTTGAGATCGCCCGCGACCTGAGGGATACGATCCAGGCGCGCTTCGAGGACGAGACCTGGCAACGCGTGGCCCAGCCCATTTTCGACAAGCTGCGCCAGCAAAGCCGCGATGCCCTGGTGGCGCACGTCATGCACCGGCATGGCTTCGCCCGCATGGAGCAGCTCTACGAGTACTTCCTCATAGACCCCGGCATGGAGCCGGTGGTGCAGACCTCGCGGATCCGATTGGCCATCGCCTCGGTGCAGCTCTTCATCCAGCGTTGCCTGCTGAATCTCGAGCCCAAGGTCCATCCCTCCCTCATCAACTCGAAGCAGTGGGAGTGGATGAAGCGCTACCGGGTCTGGGAGGCCAACCGCAAGATCTTCCTCTTCCCGGAAAACTGGCTGGAGCCGGAGTTCCGGGACGACAAAACCCATCTTTTCACCGAACTCGAAGGGGCGTTGCTCCAGGGCGATGTCTCCAGCGATCTCGTCGAAGATGCCTTCCTCAACTACTTGAAGAAACTCGACGAGCTGGCGCGGCTGGACATCGTTGCCATGCACATCGAGGACAATCCCGACCCGGCGCGGCGGATGCTCCACGTTTTCGGCCGTACCTACAGCGTGCCCCACAAGTATTTCTACCGCCGCTACAAGAACCAGATGTGGACGCCGTGGGAGCCTGTGAGTGCTCAGATCGAGGGCGACCATCTGGCGCCCGTGATATGGCGCGACCGGTTGTATCTGTTCTGGGTGACGTTCCTGGAGAAGCCGCAGCAGTCAACGAGCGATACCACAATCCCCGACCCAACCAAGGGGGTTACCATTCCAGCGCCCAGGAAAGACATTGAGGCGCATCTGCACTGGAGCGAGTACGTCAATGGCGAGTGGACTACACGCGAGTCGAGCCAGATGAACGTTCCGAGTCCGGTTGTGGTGCGGAACGTCCTGTATTTTGATCCCACGAAAGTGTTCGTCCACGTCTCCAAGGAGTACGACACCGACGGCTCCGAGCTTGGAGTCTTCATCCATCTGGGTAACTGGTCACAGGCCGTTCAGCGACCAACCGGAGGGTTTTTCGATATCGATTTTGGATTTGGAACAAGCGTTAGCATGGCCATCGCAGGATGGCGCATTGATTCAGTCTACTTCGGTTCCAAGCTTGGAACAGGTCCAACAGATCAGGCCTTCTACCTGGCTGGCCGCAACAGCACGCCCGAAGCCGCGAGCTATCTTGCCCCACCCACCAACCCCTTCTCCAGCGCCAACGCGAAAGAAGCCACGCGCTACCGAGGCAGCAGCGTGCTCCAGGTCCGTTTCAGGGAAAGGATCACCACCGAACCCGGCAAGACCCCTCCGCCGGTCGTCCGGGATATTCTAGGGCAGGGCGACGCCTACACCCTGCTGCCGTGCGACAACGACTTGCTGCCCCTGGGCGTGTCCGAGGATGCGTATCGCAATGCAGCGAATCCGGAAGCTGTTAAGAAAGCCATCGAGAGCGGTCTGGGTGAGATCGCCACGCTCATGAAGCCGGTGTTCTATCAGGACAATCGGCACACCTTCTTCGTTGAGCCAAGCGTCAGTGAGCGCACGATCGAGGAGTGGCAGGAATGGGTCACGAAGACGCCGGGGGCTGAACCGTGGCGACCGGAATATCCCTGGTGGAAAGACATCGTGATGGTTCCGGCCATACCGTGGAAGGGCCCGCTTCCCGATCCCGGCGACCCGTGGCGTTTTGCCGTCGATCCGGCCGCACGCATCACTCCGGCGCTGGATCGGGATTGGCTGATCAACCCGGCCACCGTATTGGCGTTCGACAACGTGCTGATCGGTCCCGCCGGCCAGCCCGGTGTGGAGGTTGTGACTCGTGGCGACCAAGCCGCTCTCGGAGGGCATATCAACGTCAATCCCGGCAGCGAAGTCGCTGGCATGGTCGTGGTCAGCGCGCAACATACCTTCGGCCGCTCCGGCCTTGCGGCGGCAGGCGGCGGGTTGAATATCGTCGGTCGCAGTGGACTCAACGCCGCGCTGGCACAGAATCTCAATCAACTCAACCGCTCAGGTTTCGGCGCGGGCGTGACCGGCGTCGGGCGGCTGGAGCGTTGA